In Micropterus dolomieu isolate WLL.071019.BEF.003 ecotype Adirondacks linkage group LG17, ASM2129224v1, whole genome shotgun sequence, one genomic interval encodes:
- the rwdd2b gene encoding RWD domain-containing protein 2B: protein MSYLERAESQLAEVELLTSMFPTQEELEITDQLALAELRDYVEGSDSTDSPPLSRPQFLIKQKLDTGSTERTDVILSCAYPPEYPSVLPEITIRCASLSRTQQTQLHTDLNAYLSENSQGEVCVLSAVDWVKDNLQFFINKSLSAALAPKKDSASPWLQEVFSRLWIYSHHIYNKTKRKNILEWSKELGLSGFSMPGKPGIVCVEGPQSACEDFWSRVKVLTWKKIMIRHREDIPLDRQGKDSRTVECIDSLRKFTGFEEAMFDPHGNRGNHMDLGQLYQFLNEKGCCDIFQIYFGIEGR, encoded by the exons ATGTCTTACTTAGAGCGGGCTGAGTCTCAGCTCGCAGAGGTGGAGCTGCTCACCAGCATGTTTCCCAcacaggaggagctggagatcACAGATCAGCTGGCACTTGCTGAGCTCAGGGACTATGTGGAGGGCTCAGATTCAACAGACAGCCCACCTCTTTCCAGACCTCAGTTTCTCATCAAACAGAAACTGGACACTGGGAGCACAGAGAGG ACGGACGTCATTCTATCATGTGCTTATCCACCCGAATATCCCAGTGTGTTACCAGAGATAACAATCAG GTGTGCTAGTCTCAGCAGGACCCAGCAGACGCAGCTCCACACGGATCTCAACGCATACCTCTCGGAAAACAGCCAGGGGGAagtgtgtgtgctctctgcTGTGGACTGGGTGAAAGACAACCTGCAGTTCTTCATTAATAAGAGCTTATCAGCAGCACTGGCTCCTAAGAAAGACTCTGCATCTCCATGGCTACAGGAAGTGTTTAGCCGACTGTGGATTTACAGTCATCACATCTACAAcaagacaaagaggaagaacaTCCTGGAGTGGTCCAAAGAGCTGGGCCTGTCGGGATTTAGCATGCCTGGGAAGCCTGGTATTGTCTGTGTGGAAGGTCCTCAGTCTGCCTGCGAGGACTTCTGGTCCAG AGTGAAGGTTCTGACATGGAAGAAGATCATGATTCGACACAGAGAGGATATTCCCCTCGATCGTCAGGGCAAGGACAGCCGGACTGTTGAGTGTATAGACTCCCTGCGCAAATTCACAGGCTTTGAAGAGGCAATGTTTGACCCCCATGGGAACAGAGGTAATCACATGGACCTTGGGCAGCTCTACCAGTTCTTAAATGAGAAAGGCTGTTGTGACATCTTTCAGATATATTTTGGCATTGAAGGGAGGTAG